Genomic DNA from Nyctibius grandis isolate bNycGra1 chromosome Z, bNycGra1.pri, whole genome shotgun sequence:
caattttccaaTTTGTTACTGGCTTCTGTATAATGATCTTGTGACTACAGTGTATGACCTCAATAGTAAGAGAGATTTACTTTCAGAATAAGTACCTGCTGTGATGAGGGTGTAGCACATAGCCATGACCAGCAGCTGAACAACAGCTGAACACAGTAAAGATCATCTCAGCGTACATTTGAACGACAGGGAAAATTACTGCAGTTGAAACAGAGGAAATACTGAACTTGTGTAGAAAGTTATTCTGAGTTGTCTGAGATGCAGAATCACTTTCCTGGTAAATAACACAGGGACAAACAAAATAAgtatgctttgtttaaaaaaaaccaaaccaacaccACCGCCAAAAAACCTCACATGTAAGCaaccacaaaaggaaaaaaaatcttaagaaaaTGCTTACTATGAACCACCTGCACAGGAAAACCAGCAtcaaaatttagaaaatactcCTCATGAACAGAACAACAACCTCCCTGGCACCTGCTGCAAGCGAAAGGCCATCAGGGAGATTTCTGGAGGTGTCAGGGATAACACAGCTGCTGGATGGACCAACCTGGGCTGATGCTGCCCTGGACGCGCTGCTTAAGAACAAGGAAGGGCCGTGATAGTGAATGGGAGCCATGACTGTAGCAATCCTGATACAGAGGAGGTCAAGATCCTGGGGCAGATTAGGAGGGTGAGTAGCCCTGGACCTCACCAGAGAAAGCTGCAGCTCATTCAGGGAAAGAGGTAGGTGAGAGGCAGCTCTTGTGGGAGGGGAGCCAACTCTGAACGGCAAAGGAGCGCAAAAGGACTAGCAGGCCTTTACAGATAATCTTCTCCAAACACAAGAAAAGCCCATGCTGatgctcaagaaaaaaaacacaacagatatATCAGGAGGCTGGCATGGCTAAACAGGGAATTCATGGCAGGGTAATGCAAAAAAAGATGTATACGGGTGGTGGGAGTTAGGACAGCTTCTGAAAGACAATATAGACACACTGCTGAGGTGTGCAGAGATCCAATCAGGAAAACCAAAGCTAAGCCGGGGTTAGCAAGGGGTATGAAAagcaacaagaagggcttctgctgctgcatcaATAGTAAATCAGGCAAGGAAAGTACGTACCTACTTGCCAAATGGCTTGAGTGATACAGCAAGAGCAAATGTGGgcaaggctgaggtactcagtgCCTTCTTCatctcagtcttcactgacgCTGTTCCCAGGCATTTTAGCCCAGAGGCAGGGATCAAGGAGTATAGGAATTCCAGAATGAGAACATGTTCAACGCAGGGGTCTCCTAAGAAATCGTGTCCCATATAAGTCCATCGACCCCGATGGGATTTGTCTGAGGGTGTTGAGCAAGCTGGCTGAGGTCACTGCAAGGCCGCTCTCTGTCATCTTGGAAAGGTTGTGGAGCTTGGGGGAGGCACCAAAGGCTCGAGAGCACCAAATGTTGCACCCCATCTTTAGAAAAGGCAAGAGGATGACCAGGACAGTCATCCTCGCTTCTGCCCCGGGGGAAAGTAGGGACTGAGTCCTCTTGGTAGCCGTCTCTGGCCACATGAGAAACCAACACAGGTGGGGACAGCGACGCCAAGTACATTGTTAGAAATACCAAGACTGTTTCTGTAGTTTTCACACATTTATTGTATGATTTGATCATCAGAGCTGGACTAATAATGACAGTCTCCCGGTCCCCCTGGGGGCTGGCGGGTGCCCCAGCTGTTGGCCCAGCACGGGTTTCAccagctcctggggcagccTGCTACTGTTGCCGGCAGGGTGGCCTCTTGTTCGGAGGTGAGGTGGCCTCAGGACTGCCAGCCCTCCTCTTCGGGGCTCGCTGGGGGACCCCAGGGGACCGTCCGCTGCCCCGACCGGGAGCGGAGGGCCCGGCCACAGCCTCCTCTGGGTCCTCCTGTGGCTCTTCTCGCTCCTCGTGGGTGGGAacgggggcagaggaggggctgCCAGCACCCCCACCAAGGGCAGCCGACGAAGCGCTGAGAAGCTCTTCTGCCTCGGATCTgccggggctgctggagggggctgAGCTCGGGGCAGGAGACCCCCCtcgggaggcagcggggccaAGGGCAGCCACAGGGCTGCCCGCCCGCTCCTCGGCAGCATTGGCGTCCTCCAGGCCCATCTGACGTCGGGCCTCCCTGCCGCACCGGTCCGCAATGGTGACAATCAGCTGGCGTACAAAGCCCCTCGTGTGCCAGCCCAGGTCAGCGCGCAGTGCGTGGACCAGGACTTCCTCATCCAGCCCAAAGAGTTGCAGGCTGAAGAGGACGAGCCTCTGCActgcttctgctccttcccGGCGGCCACGCCTGAAGATCAAccacagctgctgttgcagcCATGGCAGCACGGGCCAGAGCACAGCTGGGTTCTGCCGGAAGAGGAGCGCCCAGACATAGGGAGGGAGGCCGCCCAGAGGAGCACTAGCAACTTCTGGTGCTGCAGACGGTGGGATGACATGCTCCTGGAAGCTGTGATCCCCCCGCACCGAGTGCAAGATGGAGGTGATCGTCCTCCTGCAGAGGGGGCACTCGGGCTTGCCCTCAGCCCACTGCGTGATGCACATGTAGCAGAACCGGTGGTGGCACGGCATCGCATAGCTGACCTCCTCCCAGCTGTCCAGGCACACTGGACAGTGGTTGTCCAGCTCCGTGGCCATGTTCTGCATGGGCTGcggtgggctggggggagctggggatgtCGAGCCGCTTCCTCTGACAGGcgctgcagcagcaggtgccAGGCTAGAAAGGGAAGAGTGGCCATGGTCGTGGGCTGGCCCAGGGAGGGCTGGAAGAAATGGCCAGGTCCCCCAAGAACGAAagcctcccagctccccagggtgaactgtcccctcccagctcacctGTGCTGCTGTGAGCATGCCTGCTGGGTGCCCCGGCTGCCTGAACGTGGCAGGGCCGGGGGAAATCCTCCGACGGCTCTGGGGTCGGGCACCGAGAGCTGGAACGAACAACTCCCTGAGCACGACACCAGCACCAAAGGCCTCGCTCAGCTCTCCAAACCTCACGACCTCACTCAGCTGGAGTGTGGGCACGAGCCGGCCGGGTGAGACTTGGCGCCCAAATTTATAGCAGCGAGTGACGCCACGTCACAATGCATCGGTCGGGGATGTCACAGTCCATCGCAGGTGACATCACCGGGCATCGCTCGGGGACGTCGCGACGGGCCATCCTCGCCCATAGCGCTCTCCCAGGCAGcgctgcagccccagcacacaCACCTGGAGTTACCGCAGCGTCACTGCCCACTCCATCCCCCCATCGCTTGTCTTGTGCTCGGCGTCGGTGTTTCACGCCAGTCACCGAGGCCTCAGCTGTGTCTTCCCAGGGCCCCGTCAGGTCTCTCTGGCCGGGGCAGACGTCTCCAGGCACACATGGCAAGAGGGTTCACTCGGTAACTCCTCGTGCCTccctgggaggctgcaggacAAAGTGCCACAGGCTCTCgcccctccccagcactgctggccaGCCCGCTGGGctcccctctttcctcccaTGGCGGGTCACAGGCAGCACTTGGCTCACTCTGGCAGGTTTTCTCCTATCTTTCTCCCTTAGCCAGAGGGCACAAGGGTgatcccctctgctcagcacccaTCAGGCCTCATCCAGGCACTACATCCCATTTGGAGTCCCAGACAGGAGATACATTGACAAACCATAGGGGCTCAGGGGAGGACACTGGAACCATGGGGCTGAAGTACTTGCCCTGAGAGAATGGTCTATGGGGCCAGGGCTGGTTCAGCATGGAGCAGAGAAGGGTTTGGGGCACTTCATAGCACAACCCAGTGCCTATAGGGGTGGTATCAATGGGATGGGGATAGGTTCTTCCCAGTGGTGCCTGGCAGGAGGGCAAGAGACAATGATATCGGCTGAAACTAGAGAGGTTCAGTATGGttagaaggggaagaaaatgagaaaaattaagcACTGTAGCAGGAGCCACAGAGGCTGTGggatctctgtccttggaggttttcaaagTCTGGCTGGACAAAGCTCTGAGCACCAGGGTCTGAATTCATTCTTGACCACACTCCAAGTAGAAGTTTGGACTAGAAGCTACCCATGACCCTGCAAACTACAATGTTTCCGTGGTCTCTGTGACCTAGGAGTTAGTATTGTTTTACATATGGCTTTACGTGGACAGAGTAGCTACACATACAAGTGAATTTCTGATGAATCCAGAGGGCTTACACTCTCCAGCTGTCAGGTTATACATATGCTAGGAAAGCAATGTACTGGAGCAGCTACTTTACTCCACAGCAGATGGCCTGTACAAGCTATGAACATTGTGACAAAAGCTTCAGAGTATgccattttgttctcttttatcTGGCAGTCAGgataaaaaatgaagtgttgGAAAATGCATGCTCAAAATCAAGTAATGCATAAATCCATAGCAAGGTCCCTATGGAAAGATCTGTTTTGGTGTCTAATTCCTCACACAATGCTGGAAAAGATTAGCCTGTGTGTGGGTCAGTACAATTGAGGCcaaagttgtttaaatgagttttaactgcattttgattaaattaaaatactttcagataACTACAGTGATGACTGTAATACGATTAATGACTCATACAAAAATAAACCTATCTAATTTATTCATAGTAGGGCCAGTTAGACCTGTAGAATttgattcattatttttcagataaatattATTCTTGGAATCAATGTTCCAGATTAATTGGTGACAATTTCTGATGTAATTCCCTAGGAACTTTTCATAGTGCACTTAGCAATTCATTCTGCAACTGCTCAGTCCACCCCTGAGGTTGGGAAGACCCTCCCTGTGACACTGTCAAATTGCAGAAATAGCAATGTGCTTTCCTGGCTGACCGCATTATTTGCCATTCTAACATCTCACACAATAATTGGCCTTGCTTTGGAAATATTCAGACATCTGGCCTTTCCATAGCAGCACTGCAGAACTACAGAAGGCCAATATGCAGCTTCTGGCTTCTGTTTGTGCTTGTTATTacagcacaggcagggacaaAGACAGGACAGAAGCTCAAACAAAGcctaaatattaaaatagctGGCAAATAGTCTGCACTCTGAAACACTGTAAAATCCCCCTACGGCAACAACAGACCCCCTGCTAACAGACCCAGCCATCAGATAACTGTCCTCAGAGACACACATTGGCAACTGTCAAACCCAAATCATTTTTATTCCCTTCCCTTTCAACTGTCTAGCACTCCAAAGAAACCAGTGATTAAATAACGAAACTTTTCATGGATAAAAAGATTTGTGCATTTCCAAATAAACTCTCTTGAAGCATACAGAACTCAACGCCTTCCTCTCCTCACTGACAAGTCGTCTTCATGATGAATTTTTTATAGCCTTGGGGATGCTTTTTTAGCCCACACCCATGTTTTCAAGGCCTCTGCTATTACCTTATACTCAAACTGCACATCACAACTTGAGACACCATTACAAAGCTTCTTTTCATGAAGTAAGTTCTTACAAGTCAAGAAGCACAGTAGACCTTGGTCCTCTGGTCTCACAAAGTTAGCATAAGGACTGTGGTCTGTTACCAACAATAGCAAAACCGCTTTTAGTGGGCCACCAGCAGCTGAGAATAAAGTCCTTGCACATTTTCGGTAAATCAGCGGGCTTGCATCGGACCTGTTTACTGTCTTGGCTGTCAGATTCTTCTTCCATTAAGTGTAACATTACTGAGAGAGACTAGGGGGTCACAGACTCCAGCTGCTAGCTACTGTGGGCTCCATAACATGTGTATGCACCATGATACACTATCAGCAAGACCCTAAGCTTTGGATAACTCTTGAGTCAGAAAGGGGACAGCGCTGACTCATGTCCCTGTCTCTGCGGTTTAAATGTGGGTATCTTTCTAACTTCCAGAAGCACTAGGGTTATGTAAGGAAACCTGGCTGCAGGGAAAGGTGTACCAGAGGCACAAATGTTTTCCAGTTATCTCCCCTACCATATTTTGGTTTCACTgtgttttcctccccctctacaaGAGCCAGCTGTAATTCATGGCTTCACCTAGTAACTTGTAAGACACAAAACTATACACCTCTATTTGGGAGAAAGCAGTTCCTGGGGAGTCACAGACAACCGAAAAGAGCCAAGCAGGACAGAGCCACAGTGCCATGAAGATGGAGTAACTGCACCAGGGAGATTAagttacttggaaaaaaaaatccagtagttctgaaaaaacaaaaagtaattgcTGTATGCATTTGCCATCAAAATATCCTTCTAACTTTTGGGCTTCATTTCACATGTCTTTCAAATTAATGTAAGTTTTTGTGTTTGCATATGTCCACTTCTAGCCCAcgcccagggctaaacaatagcaatttttctatcacccaatgtcccttccccaaatgaggaagggaattgagaaaaggagggagacttgtaggttgaagttaaccagatttaatgaaatgaagaaatcaatataaatgacaacacaaaccagacaaaactatacttatctaaTAACTGACAAGTTGCTCCAAGAATCAcagtgaggaagaaggagaaggagcagcaagGAGAGCAGACAGAGACCCACTTCTCCCCACCAAACCCTCTCTTCTATAGTGAACAtgatgttaatgatacagaatacacctgtgggccgGCCTGGGTCAGCtaccctggatttaactgctaatggccctgatcactatggctggccacaaactgaaataaaatccctatgaaaccaggacagcataGAAGAGGTTTGTGAGCTCACTGAGTCAGCATACAAACTGTTATAAATGAAGTCAGTGAGATACTCCAGTCTGAACACAGGGCAATTACCCAAAATACTTCAGacacaacatgaaaaaaacccaagcactGGGTGTCAAGGAGAAGCATTATGAAACTAAAAGACAAGAgtactcttggaaaaaaaaacaacccccaatTCTGCAACTGATGGGAAGCAGCCTGAAGAAAGACCTGGAGAGTCAAGTTCTGCCATAACATATTTTATACAGCTGAAGAGGCTGAGCTAGAGGAAACATCAAGAActtgtttatttaatttaggCTGCATACAGTGAGTCGTCCTAAGTTCCTGTACCACTCAGCGGGGGGGAgaaaaaatcacagcttttttttttgttttctctttctatttGCTCAAAGTTCAAATAAATGGTCATGAAAAACTTCATCCTTAGGAGTTCACAGCATTTGGAGTTGATTCTCAGTTATGCTGAGGCTTTTACAAGCGCTCACAGCAGAGCTAAACAGCCATTACGTAAATGAACCCTCAAACCACCACAAACTGGGCAGAGCTGTTTCATACTATAACAAGCAACCACAAAAATCAGAATATGGGTAGTTTACATATAGCATATTCTGAGCAGAAAAGAGTAGTGAAACTGATACAACCCCTCAGCATGAGGTACtttttcatttgcatgtgaAGTTCAGCACTTACATATGCTGGACTGCTGAAcgaaaagtttaaaaaaaatctcttttattttatctgcAAAGTACAGAATCAGATCTGGTATCAGGCAACAGTGAAAGCGAACAAGCAGCATATTTCAAGTTGTGACCACTCATGCAAAAAATAGCAAGCGATATTTTATCTCacgcctcttttttttttttttttttaatggcactCTGTGCAATGCAAGCAAATTATTCTGTGCTGCCAAGAATGCCAGATTCCTACTAGCAACAGTCAGCAGTTTCTTTTTGGTTGCAAAAGCCCCAAGAGGCTTTGGCTGTCTAGCAGCTGTGCACCAGAGCCTGAGGTGGATGATGACAGAAGCAGCACTACCAGCTGTGTGCGCAACACGTACACATTCATACGCTTCTGTAGCGAGAGGTGTCTCCCACTTGCCCTTTGTATTGCAATGCAGCCTGCTGGACCCTGCCCTGCTGCGTTGCTGGAAAAAACACTGTTATGAAGCCAAGCTTACGTAATAATGAGTTACAAGGTGTTTTTTGTTACAAACATTATGTTGACAATGTGGCAGAGTAGAACTACACAATACTAAGAAATTTGGGGTTTGATTACATTACAGTATTAAGTTAGCTTAACATCAGTGTCCTCTTTTGCAGACAGACAGCCACAGTTACAAAGAAAATGCACTGGGACATCCCACATGTACTGATGATAGAGGTTAtaaggagctggggcaggggtcTCTTTTAGCGGTACAGCTAGCTCAACTTTAAAGGCTATTTATAGCAGGGCTCTCTTTTCACTTCCTAAGGAGTACCAGGGGAAAAAGAGGTTAGTAAGTCATCAAGGTAAGCACTTAACTATTGAAACCAGCACTAGTGGAACTGAGGCACTATGTCGTCCCATCCACTGCACCTCCAGTTTCTGTGATAAGCAAGTAACCTCCTGGGCTCCCTATTTGTATGCATGGAATCAAAGTGAAGTGGAAATGATAATGCCAAAGAGATGACACAGACTTCaggaaaagcagacaaacaaCATACAAATGTTAGTTAGGGACAACTATGGCAGTGAATTAGTCTAAACTTTTGCAG
This window encodes:
- the LOC137676246 gene encoding E3 ubiquitin-protein ligase rnf146-like, with translation MATELDNHCPVCLDSWEEVSYAMPCHHRFCYMCITQWAEGKPECPLCRRTITSILHSVRGDHSFQEHVIPPSAAPEVASAPLGGLPPYVWALLFRQNPAVLWPVLPWLQQQLWLIFRRGRREGAEAVQRLVLFSLQLFGLDEEVLVHALRADLGWHTRGFVRQLIVTIADRCGREARRQMGLEDANAAEERAGSPVAALGPAASRGGSPAPSSAPSSSPGRSEAEELLSASSAALGGGAGSPSSAPVPTHEEREEPQEDPEEAVAGPSAPGRGSGRSPGVPQRAPKRRAGSPEATSPPNKRPPCRQQ